CGGTTTTCAAGTATGAAATCAATTGTTGCGCGTCTTTGCGGGTAATGATCCGCACGATTTGCATGCCGAAAGCCAGCTTGCCCTCGAGGTAGATTCCGACGAAGCTTCCCATCGCATATCCGCCGCCATAAGCCAAATAGCACAACACATTATCCAGGTGTTTGACGATTTGCCCCATGGCCAGCAGCCAAATCGTGACTTCGAAAAATCCCAGCAAGGGCGCGAGGCGCCGCCGGCCGCGCGTGACATAAATGATGCGCATTGTGCCGATCGAAACATCAACGATGCGTGCACAAAAAATCAGCAAAGGCAATATCACCCAGGTAAACCAGCCGGATTGCAGGAATGCCGTGTCGTTCATTCTAATATTTCTCCATGCTAGAGGTGAAGTCGAATTCGTATCACTTCCGTGAAGTTGCTTGAAAAACTTTTTAAGCGCAAGCCCAACTTCATGTGACCGCACGGATAAAATTCTTGAATTTAAAAAGATCATTCAGTATTGTCTTTTAAGCAGCATGATCGCAAAAAATGCCATCTCATGATTTTTTAAAATTAGTATGCCCCGCACAAGACTCAGAGCCTCTTTTCACACGCTCGGCTGCCGCTTGAATCAGGCGGAAACCGCGCTGATTTCCAACCGTTTTCGCGCGCAGGGTTATGATATCGTCGCGTTTGGCGAGGCCAGCGATGTCTGCGTTATCAATTCATGCACCGTGACTGAGCACGCCGATCGCAAATGCCGCCAGCTCGTTAATCAAGTCCTGCGGCGCAACCCGGAAACGTTCGTTGCGGTCGTCGGTTGCTACGCACAAGTGGGAGCGGAGGCGTTGCAGCGCATTCCCGGCATTGACCTGGTCGTTGGCACACAAGACAAGTTGAGCGTGGCTGATTTGATCGAAGATCCTGTGAAGCTGCCCTCGCCGCGCATCATCCGCAGCCGCATGACGAAACAGCCGTTCACGATCGTAAGCGCAGGCCTGCCTGCGCCTAGCACGCGCGCCAATTTAAAAATTCAAGACGGCTGCGATTTTATGTGCGGCTTTTGCATTATTCCGTTTGCGCGCGGCCGGGCGCGGTCACGCGCGTTTGGGGATATTCAACGCGAAGCGTTGGATCTCGTCGCCGCCGGCCATCAGGAACTTGTGCTCTCCGGCGTGAATATTGGCACCTATGCTTTTGAAGGAAAAACGTTTCTCGATGTCGTCAAAATGTTACTCACCCTCCCGGGTTTGCAGCGCTTGCGCATTAGCAGCATTGAGCCGACCACCATTCCGGAAGAGTTGATCGAACTGATGGCCGATTCGCGCGTGCTTTGTCCGCATCTGCATATTCCCGCGCAGAGCGGTGATGATGGCGTACTGGCCGCGATGAAGCGCCTTTACACCCGTAGCGAGTTTGAGGCGTTCATCGCCAACGTTC
This sequence is a window from Cytophagia bacterium CHB2. Protein-coding genes within it:
- the mtaB gene encoding tRNA (N(6)-L-threonylcarbamoyladenosine(37)-C(2))-methylthiotransferase MtaB: MPRTRLRASFHTLGCRLNQAETALISNRFRAQGYDIVAFGEASDVCVINSCTVTEHADRKCRQLVNQVLRRNPETFVAVVGCYAQVGAEALQRIPGIDLVVGTQDKLSVADLIEDPVKLPSPRIIRSRMTKQPFTIVSAGLPAPSTRANLKIQDGCDFMCGFCIIPFARGRARSRAFGDIQREALDLVAAGHQELVLSGVNIGTYAFEGKTFLDVVKMLLTLPGLQRLRISSIEPTTIPEELIELMADSRVLCPHLHIPAQSGDDGVLAAMKRLYTRSEFEAFIANVQRRVPHAMIATDLMVGFPGETPQAFRASCDLLEHSPLAYAHVFTFSERGGTAATKLGDKINSRLKKERSQFLHALSEKKKAETYRRFMGSDMRVLTEERAENGNWQGFTDNYVKVKIAGAALRENQLLTARIASVTSEPVLAHAVVT
- a CDS encoding DUF2179 domain-containing protein gives rise to the protein MNDTAFLQSGWFTWVILPLLIFCARIVDVSIGTMRIIYVTRGRRRLAPLLGFFEVTIWLLAMGQIVKHLDNVLCYLAYGGGYAMGSFVGIYLEGKLAFGMQIVRIITRKDAQQLISYLKTEGFGLTVLDGQGVSGPVKIIFTVIQRKSLRHLTEIIRRFNPKSFLSIEDVRLAEEAQFPVYLGPKDVV